A segment of the Cohnella algarum genome:
ACTTTCGTTTCTCTCCATTTCCACCCAATCCCCTCATTTTTCTAACCTCAAAAAAAAAACACCGACTACCCTTATTCTATAACAGAAGCGCCGCGAAGAATGTTGAACATTGTTGTCGTTTCCACGGAATTTAACCAGAATACTTACCATTTTTCCATATTTTAAGAGAGAAAAAAGGGGACTTTGGATCGATTACAAGTCATAAAGGCTTCGTCGGCCTTGAAAGGCGGCGAAACGCAAAGACACCCCCGAACCTTCCGGGGGGTGCCGCCGAACTTATTTAATTCCCGCCGACCCGGGACAAATCCCGCATGTTCGCTTCGAAGGCGGCGAGCAGCGCCTGCTCTCCGCTCAAGCCTTGGGCTTGAACTTTGGCGATTTGCTCCATCATCCGCTTGTAATCCTTCGGAATGACCTTGACGAACCGCGGGAGGAACTCCGTCCACTCGCCGAGCACGCGCGCGCCGAGCTCGCTGCCCGTATAGCGGACATGCTTCTCGACCATGCCGCGGACTTCGGCGATTTCGGTTTCGTCCTCCAGCTTTTCGAGCAGGATCATCTCGAAGTTGCAGCGCTTGACGAAGTCGCCGTCCCAATCGATGACGTAGGCGATGCCGCCGGACATGCCCGCCGCGAAGTTGCGGCCGGTGTTCCCGAGGACGACGACGCGCCCGCCGGTCATATATTCGCAGCCGTGATCGCCCACGCCTTCGACGACGACGTTCGCGCCGCTGTTCCGGACCGCGAACCGCTCGCCCGCCACGCCGCGAATGTAGGCTTCGCCGTTCGTCGCGCCGTAAAACGCGGTATTGCCGACAATAATGTTCTCTTCGGCTTTAAAGGTCGCCTTCGGCGACGGGTAGACGACGATTTTGCCGCCGGACAGCCCTTTGCCGATATAGTCGTTCGCATCGCCTTCCAGCGAAAGCGTCATGCCCTTCGGCACAAAGGCGCCGAAGCTTTGGCCGGCGGTTCCGACGAAATGGAACCGGATCGTATCTTCCGGCAGTCCGTCCTTGCCGTGCTTCATCGTCACCTCGTGGCCGACGATCGTCCCGACGACGCGGTTCGTGTTCTTGATCGGGAACGTCCCTTCGACGGACTGCTTGCTCTCGATGGCAGGCGCCGCCGCCTGAAGCAGCTGCTGCATGTCAAGCGACTCTTCCAGGCCGTGATTTTGGCTCTTCGCTTTGTAGCGGAAAGAGCCTTCCGGCAGTTGCGGCATGTGCAGCAGCGGGGCCAGATCGACGCCCTGCGCCTTGAAATGCGCGATCGCTTTCTTCGTGTCGAGGCGATCGGTGCGTCCGACCATCTCCTCGACCGTCCGGAAGCCGAGCTGCGCCATGATCTCGCGGAATTCTTCCGCCAGGAAGCGCATGTAGTTGACGACGTATTCCGGGTCGCCCATGAACTTCTTGCGCAGCTCCGGATTTTGCGTCGCGACGCCGACCGGACACGTATCCAGCTGGCAGACGCGCATCATGATGCAGCCGAGCACGACGAGCGGAGCCGTCGAGAAGCCGTATTCCTCGGCGCCGAGCAAGGCGGCGATCGCGATGTCGCGGCCGGTCATCATCTTGCCGTCCGTCTCGACGACGACGCGGTCGCGCAAATTGTTCAGGATCAGCGTCTGATGCGTTTCCGCCAGGCCGAGCTCCCACGGCAATCCCGCGTGGCGAATCGAGCCGATCGGCGAAGCGCCGGTGCCGCCGTCGTATCCGCTGACCAGAATGACGTCGGCGCGGCCCTTGGCGACGCCCGCGGCGATCGTGCCGACGCCGACTTCCGATACGAGCTTCACGTTGATGCGGGCTTTCGGGTTCGCGTTTTTCAGGTCGTGAATCAGCTCCGCCAAATCCTCGATCGAATAAATGTCATGGTGCGGCGGCGGCGAAATCAGGCCGACGCCCGGCGTCGTGCCGCGCACTTCGGCGACCCACGGGTACACTTTGCGGCCCATCAGCTGGCCGCCTTCGCCCGGCTTCGCGCCTTGCGCCATTTTGATCTGGATTTCATCGGCGTTGGACAAGTAATAGCTCGTCACCCCGAAGCGTCCGGAAGCGACTTGCTTGATCGCGCTGCGGCGGGAATCGCCGTTCGCGTCCGGAATGAACCGGGCCGGATCCTCGCCGCCTTCGCCGGAGTTCGACTTGCCGCCGATCCGGTTCATCGCGATCGCGAGCGCCTCGTGCGCTTCCTTGCTGATCGAGCCGAACGACATCGCGCCCGATTTGAACCGCTTGAAGATCGATTCGACCGGCTCGACCTCCTCGAGCGGCACGGGCGGCTGGTCGAACTTGAAGTCGAGCAGCGACCGCAGCGTGCGGATTTCCTCGTATTCGCCCTGGACGAGGGCGGAATATTTCTTATACAGGTTGTAGTCGTTGGCGCGGGTCGCCATCTGCAGCGTATGAATCGTCTTCGGATTGAACAGATGGTCTTCCCCGTCTTTGCGCCATTGGTAGTCGCCGCCGGAATCGAGTTCCGTCTCGGCGCCTTCCTGTTTCGCGTAAGCGCGGTAGTGCGGCTTCAGCGTTTCCTCGGCGATCGTCGCGAGTCCGATGCCTCCGATCCGGGAAGGCGTCCACGTGAAATATTTCTCGATCAGGTCTTCCTGAAGGCCGATCGCTTCGAAAATTTGCGCGCCGCGGTACGATTGGATCGTCGAGATCCCCATTTTCGACAGGACTTTGACGACGCCTTTATTGGCGGCTTTCAAATAATTTTTGACGGCTTTTTCGTGCGAAATGCCCTTCAGCCGGCCTTGGCGGATCAGATCGTCCAGCGTCTCGAACGCCAGGTACGGGTTGACGGCGCTGACGCCGTAGCCGAGCAGCAAGGCGAAATGATGCACTTCGCGCGGTTCGCCCGATTCGAGCAAAATGCTGACCTTCGTCCGCGTGCCCTTGCGGATCAGATGATGGTGCACGGCGGATACGGCGAGCAGCGACGGAATCGCCGCGTTGTCCGCATCGATGCCCCGGTCGGACAAGATCAAGATGTTGTGCCCGCGCTCGATGACGCGGTCGGCCGCTTCGCAGAGCAGCTTCAGCGCGCTTTCCAGCCCGGCTTCGCCTTCGTCGGCCGGGAAGAAAATCGGCAGCGTAATCGACTTGAAGCCCGGACGGTGCACATGGCGCAGCTTCGCGAAATCCTCGTTCGATACGATCGGCGAGACGAGGCGGATGTGGCGGCAGCTTTCCGGCTCCGGATTCAGCAGGTTCCGCTCCGGCCCGATCGTCGTATACGTGGAGGTTACGATCTCCTCCCGGATGGCGTCGATCGGCGGATTCGTCACCTGCGCGAACAGCTGCTTGAAGTAGTTGAACAGACGCTGCGGACGTTCCGACAGGACGGCCAGCGGCGCGTCGTAGCCCATGGATGCGAGCGGCTCCACGCCGCTGGACGCCATCGGCTCGATGATCTTGCGGATATCCTCGAACGAGTAGCCGAACGCCTGCTGGCGCTGCTGGACGCTGTCATGGTCCTCTTCCGGCAGCTCGGTAGCGTCCGGAAGATCGTCCAGATCGACGAGGTGGTCGTTCAGCCACTCCCGGTACGGATACTCGGACACGATTTTCTTTTTCAGCTCTTCGTCGGATACGATCCGGCCTTCCTTCGTGTCGACGAGCAGCATGCGGCCCGGACGAAGCCGGTCCTTCAGCACGATGTCTTCCGGCGGAATTTCGATGACGCCGGCCTCGGATGCCATGATGATCAGGTCGTCCTTCGTCACGTAATAGCGCGCGGGACGCAAGCCGTTCCGGTCCAAAATGGCGCCGATTTGCACGCCGTCGGTAAAGCCCATGGCGGCGGGGCCGTCCCAGGGCTCCATCAGCGTGCTGTGGTATTCGTAGAACGCCCGCTTTTCGTCGTCCATATGCTCGTCGTTTTGCCAAGGCTCCGGCACCATCATCATCGCGCAATGCGCGAGAGGACGTCCGGCCAGGTACAGAAACTCGAACGTATTGTCGAACTTGCCCGTATCGGACAAATCGTGATTGATGATCGGTTTTACCTTTTCCAGGTCGTCGCCGAACAGCTCCGATTCGAACAGCGTCTGCCGGGCGTGCATCCAGTTTTCGTTGCCGCGCAGCGTGTTGATCTCGCCGTTGTGAATCATATAATGGAACGGATGCGCCCGCTCCCAGCTCGGGAACGTGTTCGTCGAAAAGCGCGAGTGCACGAGCGCGATCGCCGTCTCCATGTCCGGATCGTGCAATTCCGAATAAAACTGCCCGACCTGCTCGGTCGTCAACATGCCTTTGTAAATGACCTTCTTGCTCGAAAGGCTAGAAAAATAGAACGAATCGCCGCCCGGAATTCCGGAATAGCGGATCGCCTTCTCGGCAAGCTTGCGAACGACGTACAGCTTTCTTTCGAACGCCAAATCGTCGGCAAGTCCGGCGGCGCGTTCGATGTATACCTGGCGGACGAACGGTTTGACGCGCTTGGCCGAAATGCCGAGCATGCTGTCGTCCGTCGCCAGCGTGCGCCAGCCGAGCAAACGAAGCCCTTCCTGCTCGACGATGGAGGCGAAAATTTCCTCATGTTTGGCCCGCTGGCCTTCGTCCTGGGTCAAAAAGACCATGCCGACGGCATAACGGCCTTCTTCGGGAAGCTGGATGCCGAGCTTGGACGTTTCTCTCTTCAGGAATTTGTGCGGAATCTGCATCATCAGGCCCGCCCCGTCGCCCGAATTCGGTTCGCTTCCTTGCCCGCCCCGGTGCTCCATGTTAAAGAGCAGCGTCAGCGCCTGCTCGATAATCTCGTGCGATTTGCGGCCTTTGATATGGGCGACGAAGCCCATGCCGCAGGCATCCCGTTCGTATTGCGGATCATACATCCCCTGCTTCGGAGGCAATCCGTTCACGAGCTCTTTCATCTTAAAACGCATCCTTTCTATAGGAGAAGATCTGGAAGAGGAAGGAACGATCAAACGCTGGCGGCACCGACTTCCGGGTCTATAACGCAAACGCTCGAAAGCGATCGGCAGCTGAGCGCCGGGCGGCCATCCCCCTTGTGCGAACCGTCCGGAAACTACTGCCTTTCGCCGTAAAGTCTGGTACAATAGTAACGCGCAACGAGTCGAAGCGGCAGCCTCGGCCAAACGCTTCGACGGTCAAGCCCGGAGTCCGACCCGGCTTGAGATGGTTTTTTATTGTTATGTTATTTTAACACCTTCGTTCGGAAAATGACAATTT
Coding sequences within it:
- the gltB gene encoding glutamate synthase large subunit; this translates as MKELVNGLPPKQGMYDPQYERDACGMGFVAHIKGRKSHEIIEQALTLLFNMEHRGGQGSEPNSGDGAGLMMQIPHKFLKRETSKLGIQLPEEGRYAVGMVFLTQDEGQRAKHEEIFASIVEQEGLRLLGWRTLATDDSMLGISAKRVKPFVRQVYIERAAGLADDLAFERKLYVVRKLAEKAIRYSGIPGGDSFYFSSLSSKKVIYKGMLTTEQVGQFYSELHDPDMETAIALVHSRFSTNTFPSWERAHPFHYMIHNGEINTLRGNENWMHARQTLFESELFGDDLEKVKPIINHDLSDTGKFDNTFEFLYLAGRPLAHCAMMMVPEPWQNDEHMDDEKRAFYEYHSTLMEPWDGPAAMGFTDGVQIGAILDRNGLRPARYYVTKDDLIIMASEAGVIEIPPEDIVLKDRLRPGRMLLVDTKEGRIVSDEELKKKIVSEYPYREWLNDHLVDLDDLPDATELPEEDHDSVQQRQQAFGYSFEDIRKIIEPMASSGVEPLASMGYDAPLAVLSERPQRLFNYFKQLFAQVTNPPIDAIREEIVTSTYTTIGPERNLLNPEPESCRHIRLVSPIVSNEDFAKLRHVHRPGFKSITLPIFFPADEGEAGLESALKLLCEAADRVIERGHNILILSDRGIDADNAAIPSLLAVSAVHHHLIRKGTRTKVSILLESGEPREVHHFALLLGYGVSAVNPYLAFETLDDLIRQGRLKGISHEKAVKNYLKAANKGVVKVLSKMGISTIQSYRGAQIFEAIGLQEDLIEKYFTWTPSRIGGIGLATIAEETLKPHYRAYAKQEGAETELDSGGDYQWRKDGEDHLFNPKTIHTLQMATRANDYNLYKKYSALVQGEYEEIRTLRSLLDFKFDQPPVPLEEVEPVESIFKRFKSGAMSFGSISKEAHEALAIAMNRIGGKSNSGEGGEDPARFIPDANGDSRRSAIKQVASGRFGVTSYYLSNADEIQIKMAQGAKPGEGGQLMGRKVYPWVAEVRGTTPGVGLISPPPHHDIYSIEDLAELIHDLKNANPKARINVKLVSEVGVGTIAAGVAKGRADVILVSGYDGGTGASPIGSIRHAGLPWELGLAETHQTLILNNLRDRVVVETDGKMMTGRDIAIAALLGAEEYGFSTAPLVVLGCIMMRVCQLDTCPVGVATQNPELRKKFMGDPEYVVNYMRFLAEEFREIMAQLGFRTVEEMVGRTDRLDTKKAIAHFKAQGVDLAPLLHMPQLPEGSFRYKAKSQNHGLEESLDMQQLLQAAAPAIESKQSVEGTFPIKNTNRVVGTIVGHEVTMKHGKDGLPEDTIRFHFVGTAGQSFGAFVPKGMTLSLEGDANDYIGKGLSGGKIVVYPSPKATFKAEENIIVGNTAFYGATNGEAYIRGVAGERFAVRNSGANVVVEGVGDHGCEYMTGGRVVVLGNTGRNFAAGMSGGIAYVIDWDGDFVKRCNFEMILLEKLEDETEIAEVRGMVEKHVRYTGSELGARVLGEWTEFLPRFVKVIPKDYKRMMEQIAKVQAQGLSGEQALLAAFEANMRDLSRVGGN